Within Spinacia oleracea cultivar Varoflay chromosome 4, BTI_SOV_V1, whole genome shotgun sequence, the genomic segment TTGTAATGAATATTTTGGCACAGTTCTTGATATTTTCCACCGTGCTTTCAAAAGTACAAATGACCTCTCAATGCAACTCCTTAAGGAAGAATGGACACGATTGAAAATATCTTGAGGCCCTCTTGGAATTGCCCCGCGAAATTCGGATTGATGATACCTTATCTTGTGGTAGGTAGTCAAATATCCTTCTCTTTCCGGATACCCTTTATCTACCAAGTAATGTTTTTCTATCATGAAAAGACCCGTATATAATCAAATTGCATTAATAGAAATATCAAAGCAAGTAACTAAGTAAGTGAAATGAAAGATGCAAATTACCAGGAGGATGTTTGGGAAAGTTAAGACTTGGGTTGCCAATAGTATCAACTAAGATACGGGAGTCATTGTAACAACCCACTCTTTTGAGCTGCTATTTAGAATTATTAAACATTAACCACAACATAACTCTTAATCCGCAACGAATTAAACTAATCTCGTCGACAATTAACTTAAGATTATTCACAAATAAAACAATTACAACCTTATTCATAGAACTCAGCTAGCACATCTTTGTAGACACTAAATTTTGATCcccattttaattttaattttaattttctttttcttgttgtaCAATTTCgttattataattaaaataaacttggttatgaaaataattacaataaataacaatgttaaaagaacaaccaaaataaattacgcgaataataataataaaaataaatgatttcattaatattttccgaaaatACACATAATCCTTACAAAATGTACTTATACCTTAAAATTTGTACAAAAAAGTACAATGGTAAAATGTGTATTTTTGTTTGGCCTTGTCTCGCCTAAAAATCCTTGATTTCATTTATTTACAATAATGGAAACCACTATGACCATTAACAGGGCTATTAACACCACAATATAGACCACGTATAATTTTAACATTCGTAAATCCTCCTGTACCGAGGAGGAATGATCTTCTTGGTTGTTTGGAACCATGGTGGCCGTGGAAATGGAGAAAGGAGTGAATTTTGGGTAAGATTAAGAATAAGAGAATATAAGAGATAAGTGGTGAATGGTGGATTGGATAAGGAAAATCTCTTTTTATAGGGTAAAAATCTTAACCGTATATTATTGTTCATCGTCGTATACGGGGGTATAATAATTTGTGTGTAAACAATAATCTTTTTTATCTTGTACAAAGTTTATAAGTATTTAGGAACCTTCTATATTACTTTCTAATAATGTAGGGACACACAAGTTTATGTATATACGAATTCAAATGTTGGTGTTTGGGATAGATAATGTATACCCCTAGTTAACGATGTACTATGACACAAAATAGCATACTAAAAAAGTTGGAGGAATATGACCAATTTATAGTTTCTATGTATAATGTGGACCAATTTGTGGAGAATCCTACAAGTGATTACACATTTTATCCCAGAACTAATAAAATGTGTAATCACTTGTAGGATTCTCCACAATTAGCATCGACCTTAAGACGCTTTCCTTTGTTTTTGGACTCCATGGAGTTCAAAGCATGTTTGTTCCGAATCACCAAATGTGAGTGATCAATGCCAGGAAGAGAAACTCCCTTCTTTTCCGAGTTTGAAAGATTATCTTCTGCAGTCGACAATGTGCTTTCAGCATCAGTGTTTCTTTCCTTCTCCTTCTCTAACTGCTTTACGCGCAACTCCAGAGGAGTGGGTGAAAGGCTGGATTCAAGCTTGAACTTGGAAATGCATTTAAGTACACCTTTGAGAGAAGACAGTTCCATGTTGACAGCATCATTCTGCAACAAGTTTAGTTtactagatcaatcaaattaagaGAACTTGAAAATGGCTACTCGATCAGATCATAAGATATGGGAAATGAACCTGAGCTGTTGCATCACTGCCTTGCTTGACCATTTCACACGCTCTCTTCTGAATTCCCTCCAAACAGGCTTTCAGTAGAGGAACTGGTGGAAAAGTATCCTCCATCCTAAATATACAAATAAAGGCAACTGCTGTAATATGCTCCTCCCTCTTAATAAGAGATTGAATATGACCTTATTTCCTGAAGTAAAAGACATTTAAGAGGTCCACACTACTATTGTAGTGTTTGTTACAATTTTTTCAATTGACGGGATCTGTAAGGAGTAAAACATACCTGGAATTTCCTTTCTCGATCCCAACATCTGGCACCAAAGGTAGTCTTGTCCAGGAAGACGAACCTCGGTTTCAATATAAAGGGTCCCCAAGAGTGAAAGTAGTTGATCTTTATCATATAACTCTCCTAACTTATATGAGGCTAAGAAGAGCAAGAAAGAATAGATCTCCATAAAATGAGTATAACCCCTCTTAGCCGAAAGACCTCTCCACGTGATACTGAACTTCATCGCGTCATCTTTTAAACGTTGTGTGACAGTAGCATTTTCCAGCAATGCTACTGACAGAACTATGCAACTACGTGAATAAGTTTGTCTTGACACACTTTCTGACTCAAGCAGCTCATAGAAACTTTGAATCACATCAAGAGCAAACTTTGCTGGATCTGGTGCTAACTGAAGAGAATCAATAAACTTTGTAAGCATCATACGCATGTCCTTGTTGTGCTTAATTAGGTATGATCTTGTGCCTTTTGTGTCCATATTTTGGCACAACAATTGGACCCTGTGGCACGACTTTGGCTGAGGTTCTCTGGTTTTCACTTGTTCATAACTAGGAATATCTAAGCAAATAATGATATAACAGAGCGATTAGAAGTACCATTTAGAAAGTCGAGGAAGAGAGATATAGAGAGTACGTCAGAGACCATGAAAACAACCAAACTAAAATTGGACTTTTCATGTATAAGAATGTCAATCAAACACCAGCTAAGAAGCTAAATCTAAAAATAATGCAAAACTTAAAAAACATATCTTTGATAGCATCATAAATTCTAAATTAAAACGAAGTACCGAACTAGTAAAAGATTATTAGAAAGACTGTTTTGAAAAAATTGCATCAATAACAAAAGACAGTTTTGAAAAGGTACAAGTTTTCAAAAAGATATTTGACAATGAAACAAAGAACACTAACCAACACCTTTTCTTAGCTTGGTTTTGAACTGGAGGAGTTTCTCTTCACAATTCTTAGATATTATATAAAAAGATTGTTGTTGAATCTCACTGCACACATCTATAGTTGAGGTTCTCTGGTTTTGGTTTGTTCGCAAGGGGGAGCTTCTAAGCAAGTCATGATATAATAGTAGCATTAGAAGTACACCATTATATTTTAGCCATTGCAAGCTATGATTGAACACCACAATCATGAGGTTGAATAATGGACAAATTGCCTGTTGATTGCCAAAGTTGGTCGATCAAGTGGCATTTTATACAATCAAAAGTTGTACACACCGTTGTAATTGTTGAATTAGTATATCAAACAAGGAAGTTGACCGAGATGGAGCTCTAAAAAAATGTAAACATGGAACTGGTTTTTCCAATAAAACAACCAACCTATCGAATAATGAATATCAGGTAAAGAGGTTTCCAAGAGATCCAAATCGCCTATATAAATCATATTATTGCAATTTGCAACCATCAAATAacctttatttttttacaaaaacTGCAGGAAAATATATGAATTCAAAGCAACAAAAtgctactccctctgtcccttaaaaTCTTTTCTTTTGTCACCAACATTTCACTTCTCACATTAGTTTCCTTCCCCTTCATATCAATCGCATTATATAGGAGGCATGCTACATCGCTGTCCACCAGCGACAAAAAAGACCCATACCcactctaaaaaaaaaaaaaaaatggaaagatGGCCCACACTTAAATAAATGTGTACAAGTGTTGCTAACTTCTTATATACTGTCATCggtaatataagtattgtcattgttaTATATATCCTGTCATTGttttattaaaatactgtcacaatcaaccaaaaaaaaggaaattatgtatacaagtgtaatgaaatagaaaaagtaaaggGATCACTTAAATGAACggataaaagtgttgcatattaaatgaataaataaaaatatgtatacaagtgttatataagtattATCATCATTTACATAAATACTATTATTGtggtattaaaatactgtcattgttgtatcaaTTACTGTCATATTAACGATATTTAGtaatttgtttgacttttcaactcatgtAGCGAAAATACCATTTTGCCCGGGGTATGGACGCTTTTTGTCGCTGTCCACCAGCGATGTAGCATTCCTCCATTATATAGCTCATCTAGTTGCTTCTCTTTCAATTTCAACATTTTATTCCCCTCTTCTAATTTTACATTCATTTCCTTCTCCCTCTTCTCCACTTTTATTTTACTCTCCTGCatctccttctctctcttctccatccccatccccatttctctctccttcatttttaACTCCCGCTCATCTACCGCCAGC encodes:
- the LOC110775131 gene encoding FRIGIDA-like protein 4a → MSKELWSWRYLSKNNVKGGGGEEVRVEERELEVENREKEVEDRQLTVDKRKLKVEEREIGVEMREKEVEDRQLALAPDPAKFALDVIQSFYELLESESVSRQTYSRSCIVLSVALLENATVTQRLKDDAMKFSITWRGLSAKRGYTHFMEIYSFLLFLASYKLGELYDKDQLLSLLGTLYIETEVRLPGQDYLWCQMLGSRKEIPGHIQSLIKREEHITAVAFICIFRMEDTFPPVPLLKACLEGIQKRACEMVKQGSDATAQNDAVNMELSSLKGVLKCISKFKLESSLSPTPLELRVKQLEKEKERNTDAESTLSTAEDNLSNSEKKGVSLPGIDHSHLVIRNKHALNSMESKNKGKRLKVDANCGESYK